From a single Brassica napus cultivar Da-Ae chromosome C9, Da-Ae, whole genome shotgun sequence genomic region:
- the LOC106413077 gene encoding uncharacterized protein LOC106413077 produces the protein MSPSRNIPAWLRPTSDHPPPHPPQSPSPLVSGDPNLTTCLYQTDHGVFYLTWSRTFLGGHSLNLFLHSQDYYNRSSPLSFSSADLSLSSAVSFHLNLNTLAFWRRRGSRSVSPKIQVFWDLTRAKFDSGSEPRSGFYIAVVVDGEMGLLVGDSVKEAYSRVKSAKPPTNPQALLLRKEHVFGARVFSTKARFGGKSREISIDCRVDEDARLCFSVDSKQVLQIKRLRWKFRGNEKVEIDGVPVQISWDVYNWLFQQSKSSGEGGHAVFMFRFESDPEAEEEEEQERSKNKNDVVVWKPKPKPKQKQCGSSLGIKGIAEWRKMKRRFVKSKRSSSSSSISMSSASSACSSSVMEWASSADEAEYGGGGSSGAGAGYGLGFSLLVYAWIK, from the coding sequence CCTCCGatcatcctcctcctcatccTCCGCAGTCACCGTCTCCCCTAGTCTCCGGCGACCCGAACCTCACAACGTGCCTATACCAAACGGATCACGGCGTGTTCTACCTCACATGGTCACGCACTTTCTTAGGAGGCCACTCTCTAAACCTCTTCCTCCACTCACAAGACTACTACAACCGCTCCTCCCCTCTCTCCTTCTCCTCCGCCGACCTCTCCCTCTCCTCCGCCGTCTCCTTCCACCTCAACTTAAACACACTCGCCTTCTGGCGAAGACGCGGATCCAGATCCGTCTCCCCGAAAATCCAAGTCTTCTGGGACCTGACCCGCGCCAAATTCGACTCCGGATCCGAGCCTAGATCCGGCTTCTACATCGCGGTGGTCGTCGACGGAGAGATGGGGCTGTTAGTCGGAGACTCGGTCAAGGAGGCGTACTCTCGCGTCAAATCGGCGAAACCGCCGACgaatcctcaagctctcctgcTGAGGAAGGAGCACGTGTTCGGCGCTAGGGTTTTCTCGACGAAGGCGAGGTTCGGAGGGAAGAGCAGGGAGATCTCGATCGATTGCCGCGTGGACGAGGACGCGAGGCTGTGCTTCAGCGTGGACTCGAAGCAGGTGCTGCAGATCAAGCGGCTGAGGTGGAAGTTCAGAGGGAACGAGAAAGTGGAGATCGACGGCGTTCCCGTTCAGATCTCCTGGGACGTTTACAATTGGCTGTTCCAACAGAGCAAATCGTCAGGAGAGGGAGGGCACGCGGTGTTCATGTTCAGGTTCGAGAGCGATCCCGAagctgaggaggaggaggaacaaGAGAggagtaaaaataaaaacgacGTCGTTGTGTGGAAGCCGAAGCCGAAGCCGAAGCAGAAGCAGTGTGGGAGCAGCTTGGGGATTAAAGGGATCGCCGAGtggaggaagatgaagaggagGTTCGTTAAGAGCAAGAGGAGCTCTTCGTCTTCGTCGATCTCCATGTCTTCCGCTTCGTCGGCTTGCAGCTCGTCGGTTATGGAGTGGGCTAGTAGCGCCGATGAGGCCGAGTACGGCGGAGGAGGATCTTCCGGTGCCGGCGCCGGCTATGGTCTTGGATTCTCTTTATTGGTTTACGCGTGGATTAAgtga